A region from the Chitinophaga sp. Cy-1792 genome encodes:
- a CDS encoding DUF4287 domain-containing protein → MSFQAYLDNIEKKTGKTATDFKNMAEKKGFTTKGVLKPEVKATQVTNWLKEEFELGHGHAMAVYALLKGIKEEGSK, encoded by the coding sequence ATGTCATTTCAAGCCTATCTTGACAATATTGAAAAGAAAACCGGAAAAACGGCTACAGACTTTAAAAACATGGCTGAGAAAAAAGGGTTCACTACTAAAGGCGTATTGAAACCTGAAGTAAAGGCAACGCAGGTTACTAACTGGCTCAAAGAAGAATTTGAGCTTGGGCATGGCCACGCCATGGCAGTTTATGCTTTGCTGAAAGGGATAAAGGAAGAAGGAAGTAAATAG